A portion of the Chondrinema litorale genome contains these proteins:
- a CDS encoding glycoside hydrolase family 3 protein, protein MSSYIPFNKAGVQQPPFFNLPDFTWANEQLASLSLEEKIAQLLHVAAYSNRDQQHLDYLLQLTKDEKIGGVIYFQGDPQKQSEMTNKLQDAADIPLFVSIDGEWGLAMRLNDTIAFPYQIALGAMDDTHEELIYEMGREIGKHCRTIGIHMNFAPTIDINNNPKNPVIGFRSFGESKYKVAANAYAYMKGMQDEGVLACGKHFPGHGDTDSDSHFTLPLISHSLEHLQENEFYPFQELQKKGTAAMMIAHLNVPALEKQEGLPSTLSHSIVTGQLKQSLGFNGLIFTDALDMKGISAHFKPGEIETKALLAGNDVLLFTVDVKKAKAGILEAVENGLITEKEIDERCLKLLKAKQWLGLDNIKAIDKSKIDAQLHNEEAIVLNQQLSDKSITFYKNESIDLPLSSEKNVAVLSISGDPDAEIKLVKAFDTNLAHHFSGKEKEDKSDELTLFQKQMGAKGSVSNIRLNHLSNESDLNSAKEQLSATDIKVIALHLTGMKTSSGFGITPQIEEMVNLYSEDANSFFVVFGNIYALNKLEKLKSAKNVLLCYQDSAEMQKSASKVLLGEIKAQGKLPVTL, encoded by the coding sequence ATGAGTTCATATATTCCTTTTAATAAAGCAGGAGTGCAACAGCCTCCTTTTTTTAATTTGCCAGATTTTACTTGGGCAAATGAGCAATTGGCATCTCTAAGTTTAGAAGAGAAAATAGCGCAATTGCTACATGTTGCGGCATATTCTAATAGAGATCAACAACATCTTGACTACTTATTGCAACTAACAAAAGATGAGAAAATAGGCGGAGTAATATATTTTCAGGGAGATCCGCAAAAGCAGTCTGAAATGACTAATAAACTCCAAGATGCAGCTGATATACCTTTGTTTGTTTCAATTGATGGAGAATGGGGATTGGCTATGCGATTGAATGATACCATTGCATTTCCATACCAAATTGCTTTAGGTGCAATGGATGATACACATGAGGAGTTGATTTACGAAATGGGTAGGGAGATTGGAAAGCATTGCAGAACCATTGGTATTCATATGAACTTTGCACCAACTATCGATATTAACAATAATCCTAAAAACCCGGTAATTGGTTTTAGATCTTTTGGTGAATCTAAATACAAAGTGGCTGCTAATGCATATGCTTATATGAAAGGTATGCAAGATGAGGGAGTTTTAGCTTGTGGCAAGCATTTTCCTGGTCACGGTGATACTGATAGTGATTCTCATTTTACATTGCCTTTAATTTCTCATTCTTTAGAACACTTACAAGAAAATGAGTTTTATCCTTTCCAAGAATTGCAAAAGAAAGGTACCGCAGCTATGATGATTGCCCACTTAAATGTACCTGCATTAGAAAAGCAAGAAGGCCTTCCATCAACATTATCACATTCAATAGTTACTGGGCAACTCAAGCAAAGTTTGGGTTTCAATGGGCTTATTTTTACTGATGCGCTAGATATGAAAGGAATTTCTGCGCATTTTAAACCCGGAGAGATCGAAACCAAGGCTTTATTGGCTGGAAATGATGTGTTGCTATTTACAGTGGATGTAAAGAAAGCAAAAGCAGGAATTTTAGAAGCTGTTGAAAATGGTTTAATAACAGAAAAAGAAATAGATGAAAGATGTCTTAAGCTGTTAAAAGCGAAACAGTGGTTAGGTTTAGATAATATTAAAGCAATTGATAAATCTAAAATTGATGCTCAGCTTCATAATGAAGAAGCGATTGTACTAAACCAGCAATTGAGCGATAAGTCAATTACCTTTTACAAAAATGAATCTATCGATCTTCCATTAAGCTCAGAAAAGAATGTTGCTGTATTGAGCATTAGTGGAGATCCTGATGCAGAAATTAAATTGGTAAAAGCATTTGATACCAATTTAGCGCATCACTTCAGTGGGAAAGAAAAAGAGGATAAAAGTGATGAGTTAACACTTTTCCAAAAACAAATGGGAGCAAAGGGTTCTGTTTCTAATATCAGATTAAATCATTTAAGTAATGAGTCTGATTTGAACTCAGCGAAAGAACAATTATCTGCTACAGATATAAAGGTTATAGCACTTCACCTTACAGGAATGAAAACAAGTTCTGGTTTTGGTATAACTCCTCAAATTGAAGAAATGGTTAATTTGTATTCTGAAGATGCAAACAGCTTCTTTGTTGTTTTTGGAAATATTTATGCACTTAACAAGCTTGAGAAGCTAAAATCGGCTAAAAATGTGCTTTTATGTTATCAAGATAGTGCTGAGATGCAAAAATCTGCGAGCAAGGTACTTTTGGGAGAAATTAAGGCTCAAGGTAAATTGCCAGTTACGCTTTAA
- a CDS encoding MFS transporter has protein sequence MNKNTNPWAWVSTLYYAEGIPYMVVITVTVILYKKMGVSNTDIGLYTSLLGFPWIIKPLWSPFVDLIKTKRFWIVIMQLIIAVTLAGVALTMPLENFLKYTLLFFGLMAFSSATHDIAADGFYMLGLKKHQQSFFVGFRSLFYRLAMITGQGLLIMLAGYLEKEVGVVQGWAITFWVAAALMFAFGIYHQFFLPVPEKEVNNNNSVDKILKELKNTFVTFFEKKGVIKMLLFLLLYRLGEAQLVKMASPFLLDPIEKGGLGLSTSEVGAVYGTVGVIALILGGILGGIVVSNNGLKYWLWWMVASINLPNAVYIFLSFVKPDSFYVISSVVAIEQFGYGFGFTAYMMYMIYIADGPYKTAHFALCTGFMALGMQLPGLFSGALQELIGYQNFFIWVVVCAIPGFIAAYFIPLDSEFGKKTD, from the coding sequence GTGAATAAAAATACCAATCCCTGGGCCTGGGTTTCTACTTTATACTATGCAGAAGGAATTCCTTATATGGTTGTAATCACAGTTACTGTGATTCTGTATAAAAAAATGGGGGTAAGTAATACTGATATAGGTCTATATACTAGTTTATTAGGATTTCCATGGATAATTAAACCACTTTGGAGTCCATTTGTTGACCTCATTAAAACAAAAAGGTTTTGGATTGTAATTATGCAACTTATAATTGCTGTTACATTAGCTGGAGTTGCATTGACTATGCCTCTTGAAAACTTTTTAAAATATACGTTGCTATTTTTTGGGCTGATGGCTTTTAGCTCTGCGACACATGATATTGCAGCTGATGGATTTTATATGCTTGGTCTAAAAAAGCATCAACAATCATTTTTTGTAGGCTTTAGAAGTCTCTTTTACAGACTTGCAATGATTACTGGGCAAGGGTTACTCATTATGCTAGCTGGATATCTAGAAAAGGAAGTGGGGGTAGTGCAAGGTTGGGCGATAACTTTTTGGGTTGCAGCAGCTCTAATGTTTGCTTTTGGTATTTATCATCAATTTTTCCTACCGGTTCCAGAAAAAGAGGTAAATAATAATAATTCTGTTGATAAAATTCTTAAGGAGCTGAAAAATACATTCGTTACATTTTTTGAGAAGAAGGGTGTAATTAAAATGCTTTTATTTCTATTGCTCTATAGGCTTGGAGAAGCACAATTAGTAAAAATGGCATCACCATTTTTATTAGATCCTATTGAAAAAGGAGGTTTAGGTTTAAGCACTTCTGAAGTTGGAGCAGTGTATGGTACTGTTGGAGTTATTGCATTGATTTTAGGAGGAATATTAGGTGGTATTGTTGTTTCGAATAATGGATTAAAATACTGGTTATGGTGGATGGTCGCTTCAATTAACTTACCAAATGCTGTCTACATCTTTTTGTCTTTTGTAAAACCAGATTCATTTTATGTAATTAGTTCTGTAGTAGCTATAGAACAATTTGGTTATGGATTCGGGTTTACTGCTTATATGATGTATATGATATATATTGCTGATGGACCTTACAAAACAGCTCACTTCGCACTTTGTACAGGTTTTATGGCTTTAGGCATGCAATTACCAGGTTTGTTTAGTGGAGCCCTGCAAGAATTAATAGGTTACCAAAACTTTTTTATTTGGGTAGTAGTTTGCGCAATTCCTGGGTTTATTGCTGCTTATTTTATTCCTCTTGATTCTGAGTTTGGTAAAAAAACTGATTAA
- a CDS encoding acyltransferase family protein: MQAIQKKPAKKFLTYIHYFRGLAISFIIAIHVFASLEWENELTTGELFFKVLFDDATLIFVFISGFLFQHLSKKFTFKKYLNKKFRYVLKPYLLISIPVIIIRIYFEKPPTFIVEQIPSFENWSVFAQIPYYIATGSHLRPFWFIPMLVLFYAIAPLLVALDRNKKIYYILPFLVINSFIFTRGNLNEIVTNFIHFLPIYLLGMFCSRYKEEVFYYLKKYIWLLLTVGIISFIVTLIEDNSRTLFIQKLSLTFIVLFFLKEYSEKFHPFIIKILDTLALYSFGLYFVHDYFDLAYKFILEHFTGDYSIDGSIIIFLGMFTAIIILSLSTLSIFKNILGEKSREYIGC, encoded by the coding sequence ATGCAAGCAATTCAAAAAAAACCAGCTAAAAAGTTTTTAACTTACATCCACTATTTCAGAGGGTTAGCTATCTCTTTCATTATTGCAATTCATGTTTTCGCTTCATTAGAATGGGAGAACGAATTAACTACAGGGGAACTTTTCTTTAAAGTTCTATTCGATGATGCGACATTAATATTCGTATTTATTTCTGGTTTTTTATTTCAGCACCTATCTAAAAAATTCACCTTCAAAAAATATTTGAATAAAAAATTTAGATATGTGCTTAAACCTTATTTATTAATTTCCATTCCGGTTATTATAATAAGAATTTACTTTGAGAAACCTCCAACTTTCATAGTTGAACAAATTCCAAGCTTTGAAAATTGGTCTGTATTTGCTCAAATCCCTTATTATATTGCTACTGGTAGCCATTTACGACCATTTTGGTTTATACCAATGCTTGTATTATTTTATGCTATAGCACCATTACTTGTAGCTTTAGATCGCAATAAAAAAATCTATTACATTTTACCTTTCCTCGTTATAAATTCATTCATTTTTACTAGAGGTAATCTAAATGAGATTGTAACTAATTTCATCCATTTTCTTCCTATATATTTATTAGGCATGTTTTGTAGTAGGTACAAAGAGGAAGTATTTTATTATTTAAAAAAATATATCTGGTTACTATTAACTGTAGGTATTATAAGCTTTATCGTTACACTTATAGAAGACAATAGCAGAACTCTTTTTATACAAAAACTTTCTCTTACTTTTATAGTATTATTTTTCTTAAAAGAATATTCAGAGAAATTTCATCCATTTATAATAAAAATATTGGATACTTTAGCTTTATATAGCTTTGGGTTATATTTTGTACATGATTATTTTGATCTTGCCTATAAATTCATATTAGAGCACTTTACAGGAGACTATTCTATTGATGGCTCTATAATTATCTTTTTAGGCATGTTTACGGCAATAATTATCTTGTCCCTAAGCACTTTATCAATCTTCAAAAATATTCTAGGAGAAAAGAGTAGAGAGTATATTGGATGCTAA
- a CDS encoding SH3 domain-containing protein produces the protein MQRFQIKIFIFLSILFFSFTKMGFGAPPGGLLAAGDSLFKSGKYTESFEEYKNLIEIYDQYTPQMLLKMAFIKEGLGDYTQTLYYLNLYFLENADRSVIDKIAGLASKHELDGYKMDDNEYFSALFRMYYIYIFLFFITVSVIFLFVIIGKRAKRKEALVPAIILSAFVAIFFFLGNFFMTTSKGIIADNNTLFMNAPSAGSSLIEKLEKGHRIEILGKDDIWYKISWNNKEGYIRDSNLLLVE, from the coding sequence ATGCAAAGATTTCAAATTAAAATTTTCATTTTTCTTTCAATTTTATTTTTCTCATTCACAAAAATGGGCTTTGGAGCGCCTCCAGGGGGACTTTTAGCCGCAGGAGATAGTTTGTTTAAATCTGGGAAATACACAGAATCCTTTGAGGAATATAAAAACTTGATTGAAATTTACGATCAATACACTCCACAAATGCTCTTAAAAATGGCCTTTATCAAAGAAGGTTTAGGAGATTATACCCAAACCCTTTACTATCTAAATTTATATTTTTTAGAAAATGCTGATAGATCTGTAATTGATAAAATTGCAGGCCTTGCCTCAAAACATGAATTAGATGGGTATAAAATGGATGACAATGAGTACTTCTCTGCTCTTTTCCGGATGTACTATATCTATATTTTTTTATTTTTCATAACCGTCTCAGTAATCTTCCTCTTTGTTATTATTGGAAAAAGGGCTAAAAGAAAAGAAGCTTTAGTACCAGCCATAATCCTCTCCGCATTTGTTGCCATATTCTTTTTTCTTGGAAACTTTTTTATGACTACCTCCAAAGGCATTATCGCTGATAATAATACACTTTTCATGAATGCCCCTTCAGCTGGTTCATCATTGATTGAGAAGCTTGAAAAAGGCCATAGAATTGAAATACTTGGGAAAGATGATATCTGGTATAAGATAAGTTGGAACAACAAAGAGGGTTATATCAGAGACAGTAATTTACTCTTAGTAGAATAA
- a CDS encoding DUF3467 domain-containing protein: MSKEEKKDNPNQINIELSEEVAEGIYSNLVMIAHSNSEFVLDFIRLMPGVPKAKVKSRIVVTPEHAKRLLEALKDNIEKYESAFGTIKSNSEAPKFPMNFGGTVGEA, encoded by the coding sequence ATGAGTAAAGAAGAAAAAAAGGACAACCCTAATCAAATAAACATTGAACTTTCAGAGGAAGTAGCAGAAGGTATTTACTCTAATCTGGTAATGATAGCTCATTCTAACAGCGAGTTTGTTCTTGATTTTATTAGACTGATGCCTGGTGTGCCAAAAGCTAAAGTTAAATCAAGAATAGTAGTTACTCCTGAGCATGCTAAAAGACTTTTAGAAGCACTAAAAGATAATATTGAAAAATACGAAAGTGCTTTCGGAACAATTAAATCAAATTCGGAAGCCCCTAAATTTCCGATGAATTTTGGTGGAACTGTAGGCGAAGCTTAA
- the sufB gene encoding Fe-S cluster assembly protein SufB, giving the protein MSADKDNAILEEFTSKEYEHGWSVDFETDEVPKGLDETVIKMISAKKEEPEWMLEWRLKAFKLWQGMKSPKWANVKFPEINYQDIVYYSAPKQKVRPKSLEEVDPELLATFEKLGISLNEQKRLTGIAVDAVIDSVSVATTFKETLNELGIIFCSFSEAVKEHPELVKKYIGSVVPASDNYFSALNAAVFSDGSFCYIPKGVRCPMELSTYFRINAANTGQFERTLIVAEEGSYVSYLEGCTAPMRDENQLHAAVVEIYAAKDAEVKYSTVQNWYPGDENGKGGIYNFVTKRGLCFGDNSKISWTQVETGSSITWKYPSCILKGDNSVGEFYSVAVTNNYQQADTGTKMIHIGKNTKSRIVSKGVSAGKSQNSYRGLVKIMKRAENARNFSQCDSLLMGDQCGAHTFPYIEVENKTAKVEHEATTSKIGEDQIFYCNQRGIDSEKAVALIVNGYAKEVLNQLPMEFAVEAQKLLAISLEGSVG; this is encoded by the coding sequence ATGAGTGCAGACAAAGATAACGCGATATTAGAAGAATTTACATCAAAGGAGTACGAGCATGGCTGGTCAGTAGACTTTGAGACCGATGAAGTGCCTAAAGGGTTGGATGAGACAGTTATCAAAATGATCTCTGCTAAGAAAGAGGAGCCTGAGTGGATGTTGGAGTGGAGATTAAAGGCATTTAAATTATGGCAAGGCATGAAGTCTCCTAAGTGGGCTAATGTAAAGTTTCCTGAGATAAATTATCAGGATATTGTATATTATTCTGCTCCAAAACAAAAAGTGAGACCTAAGTCCCTAGAAGAAGTTGACCCTGAACTTCTTGCTACATTCGAAAAACTTGGTATTTCTCTTAATGAGCAAAAAAGGTTAACTGGTATTGCGGTTGATGCTGTAATAGATAGTGTTTCTGTAGCAACTACATTCAAAGAAACCTTAAATGAGCTTGGCATTATCTTTTGTTCATTCTCAGAAGCAGTTAAAGAGCACCCTGAGCTAGTTAAAAAATATATTGGGTCAGTTGTACCTGCAAGTGATAATTACTTTTCAGCTCTTAACGCAGCAGTCTTTAGCGACGGATCTTTCTGTTACATTCCTAAGGGAGTGAGATGTCCGATGGAGCTTTCTACATATTTTAGAATTAATGCAGCAAATACAGGACAGTTTGAAAGAACTTTAATTGTTGCAGAAGAAGGTTCTTATGTAAGTTATTTGGAAGGTTGTACTGCTCCAATGAGAGACGAAAACCAATTGCACGCAGCGGTAGTAGAAATATATGCAGCAAAAGATGCTGAAGTAAAATACTCTACAGTTCAAAACTGGTACCCAGGTGATGAGAATGGTAAAGGAGGAATTTACAACTTCGTTACAAAAAGAGGATTGTGTTTTGGTGATAACTCTAAGATTTCTTGGACTCAAGTTGAAACAGGCTCTTCAATAACTTGGAAATACCCAAGCTGTATTTTAAAAGGTGATAATTCTGTTGGTGAATTTTATTCAGTAGCAGTTACAAATAATTACCAACAAGCTGATACTGGAACCAAAATGATTCATATTGGAAAAAATACAAAAAGCCGTATTGTTTCTAAAGGTGTTTCTGCTGGTAAAAGCCAAAACAGCTACAGAGGTTTGGTAAAGATTATGAAGCGTGCAGAAAATGCTAGAAACTTTTCTCAGTGTGACTCTCTTTTAATGGGAGATCAGTGTGGGGCGCATACTTTCCCTTATATCGAAGTTGAAAACAAAACAGCTAAGGTTGAGCATGAAGCTACTACATCGAAAATTGGTGAAGATCAAATTTTCTATTGTAACCAAAGAGGAATTGATTCTGAAAAAGCAGTAGCGCTAATCGTAAATGGATATGCTAAAGAAGTACTTAATCAACTTCCAATGGAGTTTGCAGTAGAAGCACAAAAACTACTTGCAATTAGCCTTGAAGGAAGTGTAGGTTAA
- a CDS encoding MFS transporter — MSFKKNQKKVINGWCLYDWANSVYTLTISSTIFPVYYNQMTRSAFNGDLVTFFGFQIENTVLYSYSLSFSFLVIVLIAPILSGIADYGGMKKTMMKIFTFIGAFSCIALFFFDGKNIEWGIIFCMLASLGWAGSLVFYNAFLPEIATEDKFDTISAKGFAMGYIGSVLQLVASLVILMKPEWFGIESDTFPAKFSFLTVGIWWIVFSQISFYFLPNNIHERKINKEHIFNKGFNELKKVYYQVQKNDSIKRYLIAFFFYNSGVQTVMLLAATFGEKALSLKADNLILTILIIQLVAIPGAYLFAKLSEWKGNRFSLIVMVVIWIFACLDAYILQTHNEFYILAFFVGLVMGGIQSLSRSTYSKLIPEDTIDTASYFSFYDVTEKTSIVIGTFSYGAIEQLTGNMRNSALFLVLFFTIGLYFLYTFKMKQQRSLAV, encoded by the coding sequence ATGTCATTCAAAAAAAATCAAAAAAAAGTAATAAACGGATGGTGTTTATACGATTGGGCCAATTCTGTTTATACACTTACCATTTCTTCTACAATTTTCCCTGTTTATTATAATCAAATGACTAGAAGCGCCTTTAATGGCGATCTTGTCACTTTTTTTGGATTTCAAATAGAAAACACTGTTCTATATTCTTACTCTTTATCATTCTCATTTCTTGTAATTGTGCTTATTGCGCCTATACTTTCTGGTATTGCAGATTATGGTGGAATGAAGAAAACCATGATGAAAATCTTCACATTTATTGGTGCATTTTCATGTATCGCCTTATTCTTTTTTGATGGAAAAAATATTGAGTGGGGTATTATTTTTTGTATGTTAGCTAGTTTGGGCTGGGCCGGTTCACTTGTATTTTATAATGCATTTTTACCTGAAATTGCCACAGAAGACAAATTTGATACAATTAGCGCCAAAGGTTTTGCAATGGGTTATATCGGTAGTGTACTTCAGTTAGTTGCAAGCTTGGTTATTTTAATGAAACCAGAATGGTTCGGAATTGAATCAGACACCTTCCCCGCAAAATTTTCTTTCCTTACTGTGGGTATTTGGTGGATCGTATTTTCTCAAATTTCTTTTTACTTTCTCCCAAATAATATACACGAAAGAAAGATTAATAAAGAACATATCTTTAATAAAGGATTTAATGAGCTAAAAAAGGTTTATTATCAAGTACAAAAAAACGATTCGATAAAACGCTATTTAATAGCCTTTTTCTTTTACAATAGTGGAGTACAAACTGTAATGCTTTTAGCTGCTACTTTTGGCGAGAAAGCTTTATCTCTTAAAGCAGATAATCTTATTCTAACTATATTAATTATTCAATTGGTAGCTATTCCGGGAGCGTATTTGTTTGCAAAATTATCTGAGTGGAAAGGAAATCGATTTTCTCTAATCGTTATGGTAGTTATTTGGATTTTCGCCTGTCTAGATGCATATATTCTCCAAACACATAATGAATTTTATATTCTTGCTTTTTTTGTTGGCTTGGTAATGGGCGGGATTCAATCGCTTTCAAGATCAACTTATTCGAAATTAATTCCAGAAGATACCATCGATACAGCGTCTTATTTTAGTTTTTACGATGTAACTGAAAAAACCTCAATTGTAATAGGCACATTTAGCTATGGAGCTATAGAACAGTTAACTGGAAATATGAGAAATAGCGCACTTTTTCTTGTTCTTTTCTTTACTATTGGATTATATTTCTTGTACACATTCAAAATGAAGCAGCAAAGAAGTTTAGCAGTTTAA
- a CDS encoding DUF1570 domain-containing protein has product MLTSRSILIFCIWLICCIQIGLASSIDSTPNIKIAYEGYKPNEAEALKIKNAITFLHHYYKNRLGLQFSKDLKIKLRIFGDYYSYKIYQLGFSRSTTDGAFYSSKFDEAVVWKRKNAEVLLKDICHEVSHLLVGNLVGDKHQAFKKRPLWINEGLSEYFENLEIELESIKVQPNVTKLERCREWLIKNEMLSLSDYLEFSNKEWKENDGKENVYQSRTIGWSLIYFIFSKPEGAEIVGKMLNYMVANQYDTKNAYNAVELLYPGGVNAIEHDWKFWLLQNSNLIAQEVEKGGNLFNSPNEEANVLQSRGQK; this is encoded by the coding sequence TTGCTGACATCCAGATCAATATTAATTTTTTGTATTTGGCTAATTTGCTGTATTCAAATTGGACTTGCTTCCAGTATTGACTCAACACCTAATATTAAAATAGCCTATGAGGGATACAAGCCTAATGAAGCAGAAGCATTGAAAATTAAAAATGCTATCACCTTTTTGCATCATTATTATAAAAATAGATTAGGCTTACAGTTTAGCAAAGACCTAAAAATTAAGTTAAGAATTTTTGGCGATTATTATTCCTACAAAATTTATCAGCTCGGTTTTTCAAGAAGTACAACAGACGGTGCCTTTTACTCATCAAAGTTTGATGAAGCAGTAGTTTGGAAGCGGAAAAATGCTGAAGTTCTATTAAAAGATATTTGTCACGAAGTAAGTCATTTATTAGTAGGTAATTTGGTTGGTGATAAACATCAAGCCTTTAAAAAAAGACCTCTCTGGATTAATGAAGGCCTTTCTGAATATTTTGAGAATCTGGAAATTGAATTAGAAAGTATTAAAGTACAGCCCAATGTGACAAAGCTTGAAAGATGCAGAGAGTGGTTGATAAAAAATGAAATGCTTTCTTTATCAGATTATTTGGAGTTTAGTAATAAAGAGTGGAAAGAAAATGATGGAAAAGAAAATGTGTATCAATCAAGAACTATAGGTTGGTCTTTGATATATTTTATTTTTTCTAAACCCGAAGGTGCTGAAATTGTGGGTAAAATGCTGAATTATATGGTAGCAAATCAATATGATACTAAAAATGCATATAATGCAGTGGAATTGTTATACCCCGGTGGTGTAAATGCAATAGAGCACGACTGGAAATTTTGGTTACTGCAAAACTCAAACTTAATAGCTCAGGAAGTCGAAAAGGGTGGTAACCTGTTCAACTCCCCGAATGAAGAGGCTAATGTTTTGCAATCAAGAGGGCAGAAGTAA